A genomic window from Triplophysa dalaica isolate WHDGS20190420 chromosome 24, ASM1584641v1, whole genome shotgun sequence includes:
- the hexa gene encoding beta-hexosaminidase subunit alpha isoform X3, producing the protein MSPRILLSFVNLKLPKSSILHCKIYFLLRQLTQHNYAVKAGCSVLDAAFKRYFSIIFPDFTDASGPHHVWLKSKGFGVSVSVKSSGCDGYPDEDSDESYKLSVSEGQALLRSLSVWGALRGLESLSQLVYQDDYGSYFINKTQIMDFPRFAYRGLLLDTSRHYLPLHAILKTLDAMSYSKFNVFHWHIVDDPSFPYQSRSFPNLSNKGAFHPFTHTYTQTDIRRVIEHSRMRGIRVIPEFDSPGHTQSWGKGQPDLLTPCYKGDVPSGSFGPVNPTLDSTYKFMGRLFKEVKSVFPDSYVHIGGDEVSFSCWMSNPNVGAFMKKMGFGKDYTKLESFYMENIMNMTATLNKTSIVWQDVFDYHERIPQDTILEIWKGTTVQYQAEMSRMTKAGHRVVLSAPWYINHISYGQDWRYSYTIQPQNFTGTEEQKKLVIGGEVAMWGEYVDATNLTPRLWPRACAAAERLWSDEEKTLNADLAFPRLEDFRCKLLRRGIQAEPLFVGYCRHEYNGLGCAQGYYYLNYKAINKCCTFPASG; encoded by the exons ATGTCACCGCGtatcttgttaagttttgtcaaTTTAAAACTGCCTAAAAGCTccattttgcattgtaaaatatattttcttttaagacAACTTACTCAACATAATTATG CTGTGAAGGCTGGATGCTCTGTCCTGGATGCTGCCTTTAAAAGATACTTCTCCATCATATTTCCTGACTTTACAGATGCTTCAG GACCTCATCACGTGTGGTTGAAGTCCAAAGGTTTTGGGGTTTCTGTCAGTGTCAAAAGCAGTGGATGTGATGGCTACCCTGATGAAGACTCTGATGAGAGCT ATAAGCTGAGTGTGTCTGAGGGCCAAGCTCTGCTGAGATCGTTATCAGTATGGGGTGCTTTAAGAG GTCTGGAGTCATTGAGTCAGCTAGTGTACCAGGATGATTATGGCTCT TACTTTATCAATAAAACCCAGATTATGGACTTCCCACGCTTTGCATACAGAGGGCTTTTGCTGGACACTTCAAGGCATTATTTACCTCTGCATGCTATTCTGAAGACCCTG GATGCCATGTCCTACAGtaaattcaatgtttttcacTGGCACATTGTGGACGACCCTTCTTTCCCCTATCAGAGCCGCAGCTTTCCTAATCTCAGCAATAAG GGAGCTTTTCATCCATTTACACACACCTACACCCAAACAGATATAAGAAGGGTGATTGAACATTCCAGAATGAGGGGCATTAGAGTCATACCTGAGTTTGACTCACCTGGACACACTCAGTCGTGGGGAAAAG GACAGCCAGATCTTTTGACACCGTGTTACAAGGGAGATGTTCCGTCTGGGTCATTTGGACCGGTCAATCCAACGCTAGACTCCACCTATAAATTCATGGGACGTCTCTTCAAAGAGGTGAAGTCCGTCTTTCCCGACTCCTATGTTCATATAGGAGGAGATGAGGTCAGTTTTAGCTGCTG GATGTCTAATCCCAATGTGGGAGCGTTTATGAAGAAGATGGGCTTTGGGAAGGATTATACTAAACTGGAATCATTCTATATGGAGAA TATAATGAACATGACCGCCACTCTGAACAAAACTTCCATTGTTTGGCAGGACGTATTCGACTACCATGAGAGA ATTCCACAGGACACGATTCTGGAAATCTGGAAGGGCACAACTGTACAATATCAAGCTGAAATGAGCCGGATGACCAAGGCCGGGCACCGGGTTGTGCTCTCTGCTCCCTGGTACATCAATCACATCAGCTACGGCCAGGACTGGCGTTACTCATACACTATACAGCCCCAGAATTTCACTG GCACAGAAGAGCAGAAGAAGTTAGTGATTGGTGGAGAGGTTGCCATGTGGGGCGAATATGTTGATGCCACCAATCTGACCCCTAGACTGTG gCCGAGAGCCTGCGCTGCTGCTGAGAGATTGTGGAGCGATGAAGAAAAAACACTAAATGCAGATTTGGCCTTCCCTCGCCTGGAAGATTTTCGCTGCAAACTTTTAAG GCGGGGTATTCAGGCCGAGCCTCTGTTTGTTGGCTATTGCAGACATGAGTACAATGGTCT ggGCTGTGCACAAGGTTATTACTACCTAAACTATAAGGCCATTAATAAATGTTGCACTTTTCCAGCATCAGGTTAA
- the hexa gene encoding beta-hexosaminidase subunit alpha isoform X1: MSHTRTCLQLCCLLVFLSYTVQRVNGVWPLPQQTEESAERYMLSPQLFSFTYGNDSAVKAGCSVLDAAFKRYFSIIFPDFTDASGPHHVWLKSKGFGVSVSVKSSGCDGYPDEDSDESYKLSVSEGQALLRSLSVWGALRGLESLSQLVYQDDYGSYFINKTQIMDFPRFAYRGLLLDTSRHYLPLHAILKTLDAMSYSKFNVFHWHIVDDPSFPYQSRSFPNLSNKGAFHPFTHTYTQTDIRRVIEHSRMRGIRVIPEFDSPGHTQSWGKGQPDLLTPCYKGDVPSGSFGPVNPTLDSTYKFMGRLFKEVKSVFPDSYVHIGGDEVSFSCWMSNPNVGAFMKKMGFGKDYTKLESFYMENIMNMTATLNKTSIVWQDVFDYHERIPQDTILEIWKGTTVQYQAEMSRMTKAGHRVVLSAPWYINHISYGQDWRYSYTIQPQNFTGTEEQKKLVIGGEVAMWGEYVDATNLTPRLWPRACAAAERLWSDEEKTLNADLAFPRLEDFRCKLLRRGIQAEPLFVGYCRHEYNGLGCAQGYYYLNYKAINKCCTFPASG, translated from the exons ATGTCACACACGCGCACATGCCTGCAACTTTGTTGTCTATTAGTTTTTCTCAGTTATACTGTACAGCGGGTAAATGGCGTTTGGCCATTACCTCAACAGACTGAAGAATCTGCAGAAAGATACATGCTGAGTCCACAGTTATTCTCTTTTACGTATGGAAATGATTCAGCTGTGAAGGCTGGATGCTCTGTCCTGGATGCTGCCTTTAAAAGATACTTCTCCATCATATTTCCTGACTTTACAGATGCTTCAG GACCTCATCACGTGTGGTTGAAGTCCAAAGGTTTTGGGGTTTCTGTCAGTGTCAAAAGCAGTGGATGTGATGGCTACCCTGATGAAGACTCTGATGAGAGCT ATAAGCTGAGTGTGTCTGAGGGCCAAGCTCTGCTGAGATCGTTATCAGTATGGGGTGCTTTAAGAG GTCTGGAGTCATTGAGTCAGCTAGTGTACCAGGATGATTATGGCTCT TACTTTATCAATAAAACCCAGATTATGGACTTCCCACGCTTTGCATACAGAGGGCTTTTGCTGGACACTTCAAGGCATTATTTACCTCTGCATGCTATTCTGAAGACCCTG GATGCCATGTCCTACAGtaaattcaatgtttttcacTGGCACATTGTGGACGACCCTTCTTTCCCCTATCAGAGCCGCAGCTTTCCTAATCTCAGCAATAAG GGAGCTTTTCATCCATTTACACACACCTACACCCAAACAGATATAAGAAGGGTGATTGAACATTCCAGAATGAGGGGCATTAGAGTCATACCTGAGTTTGACTCACCTGGACACACTCAGTCGTGGGGAAAAG GACAGCCAGATCTTTTGACACCGTGTTACAAGGGAGATGTTCCGTCTGGGTCATTTGGACCGGTCAATCCAACGCTAGACTCCACCTATAAATTCATGGGACGTCTCTTCAAAGAGGTGAAGTCCGTCTTTCCCGACTCCTATGTTCATATAGGAGGAGATGAGGTCAGTTTTAGCTGCTG GATGTCTAATCCCAATGTGGGAGCGTTTATGAAGAAGATGGGCTTTGGGAAGGATTATACTAAACTGGAATCATTCTATATGGAGAA TATAATGAACATGACCGCCACTCTGAACAAAACTTCCATTGTTTGGCAGGACGTATTCGACTACCATGAGAGA ATTCCACAGGACACGATTCTGGAAATCTGGAAGGGCACAACTGTACAATATCAAGCTGAAATGAGCCGGATGACCAAGGCCGGGCACCGGGTTGTGCTCTCTGCTCCCTGGTACATCAATCACATCAGCTACGGCCAGGACTGGCGTTACTCATACACTATACAGCCCCAGAATTTCACTG GCACAGAAGAGCAGAAGAAGTTAGTGATTGGTGGAGAGGTTGCCATGTGGGGCGAATATGTTGATGCCACCAATCTGACCCCTAGACTGTG gCCGAGAGCCTGCGCTGCTGCTGAGAGATTGTGGAGCGATGAAGAAAAAACACTAAATGCAGATTTGGCCTTCCCTCGCCTGGAAGATTTTCGCTGCAAACTTTTAAG GCGGGGTATTCAGGCCGAGCCTCTGTTTGTTGGCTATTGCAGACATGAGTACAATGGTCT ggGCTGTGCACAAGGTTATTACTACCTAAACTATAAGGCCATTAATAAATGTTGCACTTTTCCAGCATCAGGTTAA
- the hexa gene encoding beta-hexosaminidase subunit alpha isoform X2 has protein sequence MSHTRTCLQLCCLLVFLSYTVQRVNGVWPLPQQTEESAERYMLSPQLFSFTYGNDSAVKAGCSVLDAAFKRYFSIIFPDFTDASGKLGERLRPHHVWLKSKGFGVSVSVKSSGCDGYPDEDSDESYKLSVSEGQALLRSLSVWGALRGLESLSQLVYQDDYGSYFINKTQIMDFPRFAYRGLLLDTSRHYLPLHAILKTLDAMSYSKFNVFHWHIVDDPSFPYQSRSFPNLSNKGAFHPFTHTYTQTDIRRVIEHSRMRGIRVIPEFDSPGHTQSWGKGQPDLLTPCYKGDVPSGSFGPVNPTLDSTYKFMGRLFKEVKSVFPDSYVHIGGDEVSFSCWMSNPNVGAFMKKMGFGKDYTKLESFYMENIMNMTATLNKTSIVWQDVFDYHERIPQDTILEIWKGTTVQYQAEMSRMTKAGHRVVLSAPWYINHISYGQDWRYSYTIQPQNFTGTEEQKKLVIGGEVAMWGEYVDATNLTPRLWPRACAAAERLWSDEEKTLNADLAFPRLEDFRCKLLRRGIQAEPLFVGYCRHEYNGLFDGLPLMISGRDGCV, from the exons ATGTCACACACGCGCACATGCCTGCAACTTTGTTGTCTATTAGTTTTTCTCAGTTATACTGTACAGCGGGTAAATGGCGTTTGGCCATTACCTCAACAGACTGAAGAATCTGCAGAAAGATACATGCTGAGTCCACAGTTATTCTCTTTTACGTATGGAAATGATTCAGCTGTGAAGGCTGGATGCTCTGTCCTGGATGCTGCCTTTAAAAGATACTTCTCCATCATATTTCCTGACTTTACAGATGCTTCAGGTAAATTGGGCGAGCGATTGA GACCTCATCACGTGTGGTTGAAGTCCAAAGGTTTTGGGGTTTCTGTCAGTGTCAAAAGCAGTGGATGTGATGGCTACCCTGATGAAGACTCTGATGAGAGCT ATAAGCTGAGTGTGTCTGAGGGCCAAGCTCTGCTGAGATCGTTATCAGTATGGGGTGCTTTAAGAG GTCTGGAGTCATTGAGTCAGCTAGTGTACCAGGATGATTATGGCTCT TACTTTATCAATAAAACCCAGATTATGGACTTCCCACGCTTTGCATACAGAGGGCTTTTGCTGGACACTTCAAGGCATTATTTACCTCTGCATGCTATTCTGAAGACCCTG GATGCCATGTCCTACAGtaaattcaatgtttttcacTGGCACATTGTGGACGACCCTTCTTTCCCCTATCAGAGCCGCAGCTTTCCTAATCTCAGCAATAAG GGAGCTTTTCATCCATTTACACACACCTACACCCAAACAGATATAAGAAGGGTGATTGAACATTCCAGAATGAGGGGCATTAGAGTCATACCTGAGTTTGACTCACCTGGACACACTCAGTCGTGGGGAAAAG GACAGCCAGATCTTTTGACACCGTGTTACAAGGGAGATGTTCCGTCTGGGTCATTTGGACCGGTCAATCCAACGCTAGACTCCACCTATAAATTCATGGGACGTCTCTTCAAAGAGGTGAAGTCCGTCTTTCCCGACTCCTATGTTCATATAGGAGGAGATGAGGTCAGTTTTAGCTGCTG GATGTCTAATCCCAATGTGGGAGCGTTTATGAAGAAGATGGGCTTTGGGAAGGATTATACTAAACTGGAATCATTCTATATGGAGAA TATAATGAACATGACCGCCACTCTGAACAAAACTTCCATTGTTTGGCAGGACGTATTCGACTACCATGAGAGA ATTCCACAGGACACGATTCTGGAAATCTGGAAGGGCACAACTGTACAATATCAAGCTGAAATGAGCCGGATGACCAAGGCCGGGCACCGGGTTGTGCTCTCTGCTCCCTGGTACATCAATCACATCAGCTACGGCCAGGACTGGCGTTACTCATACACTATACAGCCCCAGAATTTCACTG GCACAGAAGAGCAGAAGAAGTTAGTGATTGGTGGAGAGGTTGCCATGTGGGGCGAATATGTTGATGCCACCAATCTGACCCCTAGACTGTG gCCGAGAGCCTGCGCTGCTGCTGAGAGATTGTGGAGCGATGAAGAAAAAACACTAAATGCAGATTTGGCCTTCCCTCGCCTGGAAGATTTTCGCTGCAAACTTTTAAG GCGGGGTATTCAGGCCGAGCCTCTGTTTGTTGGCTATTGCAGACATGAGTACAATGGTCT ATTTGATGGCTTGCCGCTGATGATATCAGGTCGTGATGGCTGTGTTTAA
- the nr2e3 gene encoding photoreceptor-specific nuclear receptor, producing the protein MDDPMTEMSMVQFASSESSRNSDDSQEGKSPAPGKVLNSGLLCKVCSDTSSGKHYGIYTCNGCSGFFKRSVRRRLIYRCQAGTGMCPVDKAHRNQCQACRLKKCLQAGMNKDAVQNERQPRSTSQVRLDALDVNRDKEHLATTFEPTSSSTCSIINRPMLGSSICSIISSTDTSRHPSSPKNGHRFMASLMTAETCAKLEPEEVDENIDVTSNEPERSSPEYGSSIYPTRGPESVYETSARLLFMSVKWAKNLPVFSHLPFRDQVILLEEAWSELFLLCAIQWSLPLDNCPLLSFPDLSPPGQGKGSPSASDVRVLQEVFSRFKPLQVDPTEFACLKAIVLFKPETRGLKDPEQVENLQDQSQVLLAQHIHTLYPSQVARFGRLLLLLPSLHFVSSERIEQLFFQRTIGNTPMEKLLCDMFKN; encoded by the exons ATGGATGATCCGATGACTGAGATGTCCATGGTACAGTTTGCATCCTCCGAGTCTTCAAGGAACTCGGATGACAGTCAGGAGG GTAAAAGTCCTGCTCCGGGCAAAGTCTTAAACTCAGGTCTCCTCTGTAAAGTATGTTCGGATACCAGCAGTGGAAAACACTATGGCATATACACTTGTAACGGCTGTAGTGGCTTTTTCAAGCGCAGCGTGAGACGCAGACTTATCTACAG ATGTCAAGCTGGTACAGGCATGTGTCCTGTGGATAAAGCCCATCGCAATCAGTGCCAGGCCTGTCGCTTGAAGAAATGCCTTCAGGCTGGGATGAACAAGGATG CTGTTCAGAATGAACGTCAGCCCCGCAGTACCTCTCAGGTTAGGCTAGATGCTCTGGATGTCAACAGAGATAAAGAGCACCTTGCCACCACTTTTGAGCCCACGTCATCCTCCACTTGCTCCATCATCAACCGCCCGATGCTGGGCTCCTCCATCTGCTCCATCATCAGCTCCACAGATACAAGTCGACATCCCAGCAGTCCAAAGAATGGCCATCGCTTCATGGCTAGCCTCATGACGGCTGAGACCTGCGCCAAACTGGAGCCAGAAGAGG tGGATGAAAATATTGACGTGACTAGTAATGAACCTGAGAGAAGTTCTCCAGAGTACGGAAGTTCAATTTATCCCACACGGGGCCCAGAGAGTGTGTACGAGACTTCGGCCCGCCTGCTCTTCATGTCTGTCAAATGGGCCAAGAACCTGCCTGTGTTTTCCCACCTGCCTTTCAGGGACCAG GTGATTCTGCTGGAAGAAGCGTGGAGCGAGCTATTCCTTCTGTGTGCGATTCAGTGGTCTCTACCCTTGGACAACTGCCCCCTGCTGTCCTTCCCTGATCTCTCGCCCCCAGGACAGGGCAAGGGCAGCCCCTCTGCCTCAGATGTGAGGGTCCTACAAGAAGTGTTCAGCCGATTCAAACCCCTTCAAGTGGATCCAACTGAGTTTGCTTGCTTGAAAGCCATCGTTCTGTTTAAGCCAG AAACACGAGGGCTGAAAGATCCAGAACAGGTGGAGAACCTACAAGATCAGTCACAGGTGCTGTTAGCTCAGCATATACACACACTGTATCCCAGTCAAGTTGCCAG GTTTGGCAGACTGTTGCTTCTCCTTCCATCTTTACATTTTGTGAGCTCAGAGAGAATCGAGCAGCTCTTCTTTCAGAGGACAATTGGGAACACACCGATGGAGAAACTTCTGTGTGATATGTTCAAAAACTGA
- the stoml1 gene encoding stomatin-like protein 1: MFRKSTDYEYQLLSEKEGCSKTLDMFASSHDALTYSQCLQRGHSFDYVPKVAQNDFTDKSQGFLSWICNLIVTFLVFLVILISFPISGWFVLKVVPNYERIVVFRLGRIRPPKGPGVVLVLPLIDQWQRVDLRTKAFNIPPCKVTTKDGGLVSVGADIQFRIWSPVMSVVAVQDLNASTRLTTQNAMMQSLSKKTLREIQTERIKLGEHLGMDMNEMTKPWGLEVDRVELMLEGVLRDPDRGQSGTLIMPPSVPGLEGLTGPIQQLAMHFLSQTAASRASKDVVDFADELTSGPVAAVRCSSVDGLLDRVRSVLSEEVVQQVRARYHFHINTDSGQTNNYYVDLTQGCGACGDGVLPGEPDVSLCVSEKDLLDMFQGDLRPFAAYSSGRLKVQGDLNTAMKLETLIRLLKTT, from the exons ATGTTCCGGAAGTCAACAGATTATGAGTATCAGTTATTGTCAGAGAAAGAGGGATGCAGTAAAACATTGGATATGTTTGCATCATCACATGATGCTTTAACTTACAGTCAGTGTCTTCAGAGAGGACATTCATTTGATTATGTGCCCAAAGTCGCTCAAAATGACTTCACAG ACAAATCTCAAGGATTTCTGTCCTGGATTTGCAACTTGATTGTAACGTTCCTTGTTTTCCTGGTCATCTTAATAAGCTTCCCTATTTCTGGatggtttgttttaaag GTTGTACCAAACTATGAGAGGATCGTTGTTTTTCGTCTGGGTCGGATCCGTCCACCTAAAGGTCCAGGTGTGGTTCTGGTTCTGCCACTGATCGATCAGTGGCAGAGAGTCGACCTGCGGACAAAAGCCTTTAATATTCCACCCTGCAAG GTGACCACTAAAGATGGTGGACTGGTGTCGGTTGGAGCAGATATTCAGTTCCGGATATGGAGTCCAGTGATGTCAGTGGTGGCCGTGCAGGATCTTAACGCGTCCACGCGACTCACTACACAGAATGCCATGATGCAAAGCCTCAGCAAAAAGACCCTGAGGgagatacagacagagagaatcAAACTGGGAGAGCATCTCGGG ATGGACATGAACGAGATGACAAAGCCGTGGGGGCTGGAGGTGGACCGCGTGGAGCTCATGCTAGAGGGGGTGCTCCGGGACCCAGACAGGGGTCAGTCGGGGACATTAATCATGCCCCCATCTGTTCCTGGGTTAGAAGGTCTGACCGGGCCAATCCAGCAGCTCGCCATGCATTTCCTGAGCCAGACGGCTGCATCTCGTGCCAGTAAAG ATGTGGTGGATTTTGCGGACGAGCTGACTTCAGGCCCAGTCGCAGCTGTGAGATGCAGCAGTGTTGATGGACTGTTGGATCGGGTCAGATCAGTGCTATCTGAAGAGGTGGTCCAACAGGTCAGAGCCCGTTACCACTTTCACATCAACACTGACTCCGGACAAACCAACAACTACTATGTGGATCTGACACAAG GTTGTGGAGCCTGTGGGGATGGTGTCCTACCTGGAGAGCCGGATGTTTccctgtgtgtgagtgagaaGGATTTGCTGGACATGTTTCAGGGTGACCTGAGGCCGTTCGCAGCCTACAGCAGCGGCCGACTGAAAGTACAGGGAGATCTGAACACAGCCATGAAGTTAGAAACACTCATCAGACTCCTTAAGACCACATGA